Proteins from one Panicum virgatum strain AP13 chromosome 7K, P.virgatum_v5, whole genome shotgun sequence genomic window:
- the LOC120641942 gene encoding microtubule-associated protein RP/EB family member 1A-like isoform X2, translating into MDGAYFVGRGEILHWINATLQLSLAKVEEAASGAVQCQLMDMVHPGVVPMHKVNFDAKTEYEMIQNYKVLQDVFNKLRIVKNIEVNKLVKGRPLDNLEFLQWLKRYCDSVNGGIMNENYNPVERRSKGCKERGSKGSNKSSKSLQANRLSGGDSADGGPGVGKVCNTFAEEHYIEQIQQLSEKIAGLKVSVDSMEKERDFYFSKLRDIEILCQRPELEHLPMTKAVRKILYAADAKDSPLPDANDIITKSPGLFTDEAE; encoded by the exons ATGGACGGCGCCTACTTCGTGGGGAGGGGCGAGATCCTGCACTGGATCAATGCCACCCTCCAGCTCTCCCTCGCCAAGGTCGAGGAG GCTGCGTCGGGGGCGGTGCAGTGCCAGCTGATGGATATGGTTCATCCCGGAGTGGTGCCGATGCATAAG GTTAACTTTGATGCGAAGACTGAATATGAGATGATTCAGAACTACAAGGTTCTTCAGGATGTGTTCAACAAGCTGCGCATAGTCAAG aatATTGAGGTCAACAAGCTTGTAAAAGGACGCCCATTGGATAACTTGGAATTTCTTCAGTGGTTGAAAAGATATTGTGATTCTGTTAATGGTGGAATTATGAATGA AAACTACAATCCTGTAGAAAGGAGATCCAAGGGATGCAAAGAACGTGGTTCAAAGGGTTCCAATAAGTCATCTAAATCATTGCAGGCCAATAGACTTTCTGGTGGTGATTCAGCCGATGGAG GCCCTGGAGTTGGAAAAGTATGTAACACTTTTGCTGAAGAGCATTACATAGAACAGATTCAGCAGCTGTCTGAAAAG ATCGCAGGCCTGAAAGTTTCTGTGGACAGCAtggagaaagaaagagattTCTACTTCTCGAAGCTTCGTGATATTGAGATACTGTGTCAACGACCTGAGTTGGAGCATCTAcca ATGACTAAAGCTGTTCGGAAGATACTTTATGCGGCTGATGCAAAGGATTCACCACTACCTGATGCGAATGATATAATCACCAAGTCACCGGGCTTGTTCACAGACGAAGCTGAATGA
- the LOC120641942 gene encoding microtubule-associated protein RP/EB family member 1A-like isoform X1 — protein MAVAAAVSSIGIMDGAYFVGRGEILHWINATLQLSLAKVEEAASGAVQCQLMDMVHPGVVPMHKVNFDAKTEYEMIQNYKVLQDVFNKLRIVKNIEVNKLVKGRPLDNLEFLQWLKRYCDSVNGGIMNENYNPVERRSKGCKERGSKGSNKSSKSLQANRLSGGDSADGGPGVGKVCNTFAEEHYIEQIQQLSEKIAGLKVSVDSMEKERDFYFSKLRDIEILCQRPELEHLPMTKAVRKILYAADAKDSPLPDANDIITKSPGLFTDEAE, from the exons ATGGCGGTTGCGGCGGCGGTGTCGAGCATCGGGATCATGGACGGCGCCTACTTCGTGGGGAGGGGCGAGATCCTGCACTGGATCAATGCCACCCTCCAGCTCTCCCTCGCCAAGGTCGAGGAG GCTGCGTCGGGGGCGGTGCAGTGCCAGCTGATGGATATGGTTCATCCCGGAGTGGTGCCGATGCATAAG GTTAACTTTGATGCGAAGACTGAATATGAGATGATTCAGAACTACAAGGTTCTTCAGGATGTGTTCAACAAGCTGCGCATAGTCAAG aatATTGAGGTCAACAAGCTTGTAAAAGGACGCCCATTGGATAACTTGGAATTTCTTCAGTGGTTGAAAAGATATTGTGATTCTGTTAATGGTGGAATTATGAATGA AAACTACAATCCTGTAGAAAGGAGATCCAAGGGATGCAAAGAACGTGGTTCAAAGGGTTCCAATAAGTCATCTAAATCATTGCAGGCCAATAGACTTTCTGGTGGTGATTCAGCCGATGGAG GCCCTGGAGTTGGAAAAGTATGTAACACTTTTGCTGAAGAGCATTACATAGAACAGATTCAGCAGCTGTCTGAAAAG ATCGCAGGCCTGAAAGTTTCTGTGGACAGCAtggagaaagaaagagattTCTACTTCTCGAAGCTTCGTGATATTGAGATACTGTGTCAACGACCTGAGTTGGAGCATCTAcca ATGACTAAAGCTGTTCGGAAGATACTTTATGCGGCTGATGCAAAGGATTCACCACTACCTGATGCGAATGATATAATCACCAAGTCACCGGGCTTGTTCACAGACGAAGCTGAATGA